A stretch of DNA from Pagrus major chromosome 22, Pma_NU_1.0:
TAATAAGCCTGTAGGACACTTATTTTGTCGAGTGGTAGGGCCACAtcacaatcaaataaaacaatctgtGACACATCCAGGCTCTTAGGTTAGTTGTACAACACACAATTTAAAATCTAACATAGGCTTTAATCACTGTTAATCGTCCAAGGTGAACTTCCTAACGACATCAAACTGATCAGAAATAAAGTCTTAAAGACGTAAATCAGGAAAAGTGTGTCTGTAACTATTGTGGTACCtttaagattgtttttgttaatgttttggaCTTGGCAGGTAAGAGGTATTAAAGAAAAGCTTATTTGCTCTCTTGCTGATCTCTGCATCTAATTTTAGCAATAGtgtatttctgaaaatgtcaaattattcctttaaattgacaaaaaatATGCTTTAAACACAGTTAAAAGATTTAGTGTTATGCACTGTGTACACAAACATATCTCAATGGGACTACATAATAGCATGTGGAGCCCTCAGGGATAAAGTGCAACAGCTCCCTCCTGTGGACTCTTAAGGTACACTGCATTCACCCTAACATCAGGACACACATTACCTACAGACCTAAAGAGCCACTTCTGTTTCCACTGTCTTCTTATAATTCTGTAATGTATTCAACTGTGCATTCCTCCacgaaagaaaagaaacatcagccaaaaaatatgattttaaattaGAGATAAACACCTTTAATAACTTGCCGAACACCACAGAGGCCacaccacacagacagaggTTTGTTTCAGGCCGTTCAGATTTTAAGACACAAACAGTGAAAAGTTGacagttaaaataaaagcagctggaGCCCGaagggaacaaaaaaaacagagtatGTGAGGACAGCTCGCGCTCGTCCAAGTACATGTCACTGCCAGCGCTCCGATAGTGGTCCTATCGAGAATACGATGACAAGAAATAGAAATCCAAATGTGTCTCTGCATACACAGCCTAATACTTTCCAGTGGTTCTGCCAGTAGCTTTTCAGCACCCAACAACGCTCACAACAACACAAGCACACGCCATTATTAAAGGACTTTTACACTGAAATAGAGGGAATACAGTCTTCCTCCCCCTCACACACTTagacatacacatacacacacaaactccagTTTAAATAGTAATTAATTACGTCCTGATTAAAACTTATTAACTTCAAAAAAACCTCATCAGCAAAGCAGGAAAAAGCAACCAGTATAACCCCTCTGGAACTGGTGCATAAGGTGCTACATTTAAACTTGATTTTTAGACCATCAGTCCAaaattgaggggaaaaaaaacatacaaaaatatcaGCCATGTTAACCATGAGCTAAAAGTTCAGAACAAATAAGATTTCAAAGAGGTTGTATTGCTATGTCATAAAGGGATGTAAAGGCAGCGACAGATggtagtttttggacaacacgTAGCATGAAGTCGACTTCTTATGCTTCACTACATAGCTTGTTGCTGAGAGCAAAGCAAAACTACCCTTGCATGAACTATAATGTTGGCTGAGACTagcttttattattaaaaaaactgtttaaatgtagATCAGGATGATATTTGGCACATGATCGATGGGGGAAACACACGTAGTGGAACAAGCAACAACACATATcaggtattttttgttttgtgggaAAGATGCATACAGGTTTCTTAACTTTTTTTGCTAACCGATAAAAGCTGAAGAATTGTCATCAGTAGATCAGAACCACTGTCCAGTGTCGTCACACTTCTGTCACAGTGCACTGTCCATCAGGACTACGAGAGCGGAGACTGAGCGTAGAGCTGGAGGGCCCGCCCCTCGGAGGCATTCTGGTTGGCTGGCTCTCTCTTAGCGGTCCATGCCTTTGTCTTCTGCGTGGCATTGCTTCTGCTCTCTCACgctcctgttcctcctcactCTCACTGCTGCCGGATGCATAGTCATACGTCTGCAGCTCGTCGTCTCCTTCCACCTCTTCACCCAGTGGCTGGCTGATTAGGAGCTGGGAGAGAGACTCCTCCAGGGTCGAGGGTGAGGGAGAAAGGGGACTGGGAAGATGCCGCCCCAGGAGTGTTGGAGGTCTAACAGGGGGAAGAGACGCCAAAATCCCAAAGGTTGAAGGCTGCGTTTGACCTGCATTGTCCGATCCATCAGCTGAGCTGACGCGTTCTGTTGCAGCTGGGGTGACAGCCGGCAAAGCAGGAATGGGGACAGGTTCAGGATCTATCCTCAATCCCGCAACTCCCTTCTTTGGGATATCAACAACATCACGCTTTATCTTGCGTCTGCGGCCGTGCTCATTCCGTCGATACTGCACCATGTTCTCCAGGTCAGCCACATAAAGGAACCCTGCAATCAGCATCtctgtgctcttcctgcctttGGAGAAAGCCTCCTCCAGCTCCCGGGTGGTCCTCTCATCATACTGCCACCAGCCGTTGCGCCCCTCATAGTACCAGGCAAAGTCTCCACGGGAAACGCCCCCGGCCCCTATACTCCGGCTCACCCCCGCAGCTGCTGCTTTCAGTTCTTCAGGTGAGAGGAGAACCGGCCGCTCCAGGAAGTCCTCCGGGATTTCTTGCCGGCAGAGAGCACAGCGCTTGCTGTGCCAGGAGGCACCTTTCACGCACAGGAAACAGAAGACGTGGCAGCATGGCAGGCGCACGGGGTGGATGCAGCTCTGCAGGCAGATGGCACACTCGGGGGTGCTGGTGGAGCTGGAGGTGTCTGCAGCACAGGTGTCTCCTACTTCCTCTATCAGCTTGGAGGGAGCCGGTGCATTCAGTGAACAGTCCAGTTCTCCAGAGCCTGCCATactgcagagagacacacagcgctgtcacaacacacacacacacctgacacgGCTTGTTTACAGTATTACAAAGCTGTAGCTCGTAcacattaatataatataatagaCATGCAGTTTGGTGCTGCTGCAACTTGACATGCGCTGCTCTGTTGACAGTTTTGGAAACGCCCTCATGTAAACACAGACTTGCGGTTTCGGCCCAAAACTATACACGTAAAATTAAGTTTCCCAATAATGCTCGTTTATGAAGCTAAATTAAGATACATAAAGTACTTATTATGACCTCATGCGGACGACTTTGCTTCATCAAGGGCTCCTTAACTTTCTGTTTCgcagagctaacgttagctacccTCCCCACCTAGCTAACAGCTACGCTAACGTGAGCTAACTCGCTAATACTCAAATGTCgctaaatgaaaataaactcacattCCTGACAGTGATGCTATTAGTTCGTCCGTTTAACGTGAAGCAACACTAGTTAATGTCAAGCTAACGTTGACCCGGGGTTTGCTAACGCTAGGCCAAAGGCTAGCTTGACAGCTGCTGTAGCATAtgcagttagcatgttagcatgttagcatgttagctgtcAGCGCGCTCGCTGCCTCTTAAACGTGTGTATTCATGTAGCGTTGCTCACCTGAACATCAGGAAAGCTCTCGCGGCGTCCTCAGCAGAAGCGCAGGTGGAGATGTTTATAAAACAGCATTTATATTTGGTTGTAAAGTTGTGTACGTCAGGTAACGACTGCGTTACTGTCGGGACATCGTTCAGGTGTAGTGCCGAAAACcgactgcccccgacgggaacgcgcatcagttcagaggaagtgggcgcAGGTCTGCTCcgggtcagctggcagagcAGCACCAGagacatgttgtttttactgtgcagtcctgtagcccaagtgaagaggtgctttaccttgccacttttagtgttgttgttgttgttgttatcgttgttgcaatgtgattttacaccgctttgatctataaataaagtcataattcaatatccccgtttcagtgattttataacgaggattaggaaatcaatgcagaaaagaatgcaggagtgtttccacgtcacattagatagcaatcatataacacatactgagaaattagtaagtgctgTCAGAGgtggataacttgtacttttaagagcataattgtgaatacaataatgcagtatatatagaactgtaggctaactgtaacggattgcctttacattctgcataacattctctgtgtttgcaggtgcatgtacagtgaatttggtcaatatcactgtgtcactgtgcagtcacttttcggcaggccctgccgaaaagtgactgcaccttgtaaGTCCTTActgcaaggagtgatattgaccaaattcactgtacatgcacctggtttcctctactactaatactgaaaagacagagaatgtaacccctcccaatccagagttacagggtgcagtcacttttcggtaggccctgccgaaaagtgactacaccctgtaactctggatagctaggagtgatattgaccaaattcactgtacatgcacctggtttcctctactattaatgctgaaaagacagagaatgtaacccctcccaatccagagttacagggtgcagtcacttttcggcaggccctgccgaaaagtgactgcaccctgtaagtccttattgcaaggagtgatattgaccaaattcactgtacatgcacctggtttcctctactattaatgctgaaaagacagagaatgtaacccctcccaatccagagttacagggtgcagtcacttttcggcaggccctgccgaaaagtgactgcaccccaACCCCCACCTATTTGCCCACTGCTCCACTTTATCAACTGCTACCTGCAGTTTCTTTTGCAGATATTTTTGATTTCTCCCCCTTACCCATAACGCCCCATCATCAGCAAATAATGATTTACTTATTCCTCCACCCACCTCCTCaaatacatcattaatcatACAGTTAAAGAATACTGGACTACATACACTCCCTTGTGGCGTTCCATTTTCAACCTTATACACTGGTGAATATTCTGTCCCTACTCTTACCTCTATAGTTCTCCCAAACAGGAAGCCCAAAACCCAGTTGTATAACTTCCCTCCCACTCCCATCTTATCCAGTTTGATTAGCAGGCCTTCTTTCCACAACATGTCATACGCTTTTTCTATATCAAAGAACACCGCCACCACTATCTCTTTATTTGTCTGTGCTTTCCTAATATCTGACTCTAAACTCAGTACTGAGTCCATTGTATTTCTTCCTTTACGAAACCCACTCTGATACGAAGAAAAAAGGTCTCTACTCTCTAGGACATACATCAACCTCTCTGTTACCATCTTCTCCATAGTTTTCCCTAATTGGGATGTAAGAGCAATTGGTCTATAATTTGATGGGTCTGACACGCCTTTACCTGGTTTTAAAATTGGCACTATAACCGAGTGTTTCCACGCACCTGGAACCTCCCCTGAGTCCCATACGTTGTTAAATAACTTCAATATTACCTCTAATGACCTATCATCAATGTGATCTAACATACAATAACATATATCATCTTTCCCTGGCGCTGACTGCCGGGTGCTGGAGATGGCCCTCCTTAACTCATACATATTAAAGGGTAGATCTAGATTATCCTCTGTTGCaagttttttcttgtttacCCAGGTATTTTGTGCCAGCATAGTAGTCCTTTGCTGCTTTGCTTCTGCCGAGATATTATCTGAACTATGTACTTTAATCATTGTTTCAGCCAATAGCGTCGCCTTTTCTAACCCACTAACCGCTGTTCTGTTGTTATTTGTCAGCATCGGGATTGTTATGCTCCTTCTTATTCCACTCATTTTCCTGATCATTCCCCAAATATCTGACAACTGTACCTCCCGACCTATCCCACTGCAATATTGTCTCCAGCATGTACGCTTAGCTACTCTAATTGTCCTTCTAACCACTGCTTGCGATTTTTTATACTGAATTAACGACTCCAATGTGTGATGTTTCTTTAACAGCCTGAATGCCCTATTCCGTGCTCTTATTGCTAGTCTACAACTGTCATTCCACCATGGCACACTTTTCATGTTTCTGCACCCTGATCCTTTTGGTATCGACTTATTAGCTGACTGTATTACCGCTGTGACTACTCTGTGGTTCCACTCATCCACACCTGCCCCGTCCTCTTCATGCAATTGCTCAAAACTGTTTCTACTCAGTGCCTGAAACATGTCCCACTTGGCCTTATCAATTTTCCATCTTGGCaacctccttccctccttttgCTGCAATTCTACTCCAACCTTAATACTTATTGGATAGTGATCACTACCCATCAATGTTTCACCCAGCACTTCCCAGTCAGTGACGCCAGCTATTTCATTTGACGTCAAGGTTAAATCAATCACACTCTCCTTATTTCGTACACAGTCATACCTCGTGCCCCTCCCATCATTCATACACACTAACCCTTTATCCTCTATAAATTCTTCCACTATTGAGCCGTTTGCATCTGTTCTCTCACTCCCCCAAAGAGTGCTATGTGCACTAAAATCCCCACACCACACTACTTTCCCCTGCACTTCCCCCAATACCATATTCAATATATCTGCACTTAATTTGTTACATGGGTTATAGTAATTAATTACTGCTATCTCATATCTACCCGTCCAGATCTTTACTGCTATGGACTCGTGTTCTCTCCCTAATTGAACAGTATTGAACCTTATCCCATCTTTAACAAAAGTGGCTACCCCACCACCTTTCCCAGTCTTCCTGTCATTCCTTATTGCCGTGTACCCATGCACTATGAAATCCCATTGCATTCTCATCCATGTTTCTTGAACACAAATTATACTGGGTTTGTCCTGCAAATCTGAAATATACTTCTTAAACTCCTGCCCATTAGTTACAAGACTTCTTGCATTCCACTGCAATATACTTAGGACCATGAAGATCCCCCACCCCATATTGATGATTGTGATGGTGTCTGCGAACTGGGTGACCCTCCTTTCAAGAtgtcctccacttcctcccacCCGATGGTCTCGACTCTTAGCTTCTACCTTTCTGTCtcgttttcttgtgttttctttgcttggCTTTCCCCGCTTTCACCTCACTCCAACTTTCATTTCTCCCGCCACCTTGCTCCATCCCTAACTCACTTCCTGATCCGTCACTTCCTTCTGCCATCTCCTGTCCATTCGCAGTCCGGTTGTGCCAGCCACCACTTCTCCACCAGGGCCTCCCTAGCACGTTAGCTCCGATTGGCCAATCAGCCCGTCACCGGTGTCGACGTCCGTGTTGTGTAGATCTAGTGGAGCTACGCACTGTATGTAACGTGTGCTCAACTTATCGCACTGTAAGTAACGTGCGCTCAACTCTACGCTACTATGGCTCCTGATATGAACAATGAGCAGAAAAGATAAGTTGCACccatttattatattatttatatttaaggTCTTAGCCTTCTTCCTCAgcagacatttctgtttttatgtgtttatcaTTTCATAGCTTTAATTTTGGGCCTTTCAGACAGAGCACCATTTGTGCCTGAGTTCAGGCCTGCGCTCAAAGTTCAAC
This window harbors:
- the LOC141018453 gene encoding E3 ubiquitin-protein ligase rnf146-like → MFSMAGSGELDCSLNAPAPSKLIEEVGDTCAADTSSSTSTPECAICLQSCIHPVRLPCCHVFCFLCVKGASWHSKRCALCRQEIPEDFLERPVLLSPEELKAAAAGVSRSIGAGGVSRGDFAWYYEGRNGWWQYDERTTRELEEAFSKGRKSTEMLIAGFLYVADLENMVQYRRNEHGRRRKIKRDVVDIPKKGVAGLRIDPEPVPIPALPAVTPAATERVSSADGSDNAGQTQPSTFGILASLPPVRPPTLLGRHLPSPLSPSPSTLEESLSQLLISQPLGEEVEGDDELQTYDYASGSSESEEEQERERAEAMPRRRQRHGPLRESQPTRMPPRGGPSSSTLSLRSRSPDGQCTVTEV